Within Legionella birminghamensis, the genomic segment CCCTATTTTCCAGCTAAGGAATTAGCAAATTTTTGTCAGCTCAGCCAAAAAGCGGAGTTTTCGTTATCAGACTTTAGAAATACCTTCGCTCAAGCCCTCCCCGGCGATATTATCTACTGCGATCCGCCCTATGTTCCGCTCTCCCGAAGCGCCAATTTTGCCGCTTATACCAAAAACAAATTTAATGAGCAGGATCAAATTGATTTAGCCATTCTTGCACGTGAAAGCGCTGAAAAGGGAATCACAGTGCTTGTTTCCAATCATGATACTGAATTTACTCGCCATCATTATCAGGGTAGCGACATTTACTCCTTTGAGGTTCCCCGTTTCATTAGTTGTGATGCTGAGAATAGAAGAACTGCACAGGAATTGATTGCTGTGTTTAGCGGTAGTTGAAGGGAGTTCTGGCTGGTAGAGCTGTTCCTCTAAAAGAGTTGGGATGGGCCCCGCGGTCGCAGCCGCGGGCATTCGAGATGGCTCCGGATGCGGCAGCTCATTGAATCGTTGAGCGGAAATCCTTCATGAAAAACGCCAGGATGGTAACCATCAGCAATGAAAGAGGTAATACCGATAAAGCCAGTTGATAATCTACAATACTGTAAATATGTTCCCCCCCCACTACGTGACTATCTCCAAAGGTGTCTAATAACTTACCGACTAACGGTTGGAATATAACTCCTCCCAGCGTCACAATCATATTCACTGCAGCAAATACAGTGCCTGACAATTTTGCTCCACTGTTTTCTTTACCCATGATAAACACAATGATCTCGGTAGCACTGAACACACCGTAAAGAAAAAGAAGAACATTCAGGGATGTATAGGATAAGCCTGGATAATAAAGCACGATGCTGATGCAGATAAGAGCCAGGATAGCGCCGACAACCAGTGGAAATACCCTTCTTCCGCTTACATCTGAGAAATAGCCCGCCACTGGCGCTCCAACCGCCCAGCCCAGGAACATCGCAGAAACTGTTCTTGCGGCTTCCGGCTTGGTTAAGTGATGTGCCTGCTCCAGATAGGTTTTACCCCAAAGTTCTCCGAATACGGACAGTGATGTATACAGGCAGGCCCCCACAAAGCCGATTAGCCACACCTGCGGAGAGGATAAAACATGCCAGACATTGCTAAAGAATTCGGGCCAGGGCTGCCTATGGGTGATATGGCCTTCAGGCCCATCGCGTACGACCAGGAAAGTAATAACACTTAGGACTCCCCCAATGATAATCATCATCCACAATACATGCATTAATCCAAGGGAGACTGCCATGTCGGTAATTTTCACTTCCCCATAAACCAGGCCCAGCATTCCCAGGGTTGTGATTAATCCGGCAACCAGCGAAAAGTAACGGCGCGGTAACCATCGAAGGGCCAGGGATAAAACCCCCACAAATGCAAAGGAAGAACCGAACCCCACTAGAAATCGGCCGCTTCCGGCGATGAGCATGGAGGAAGTGTTGGTAAACATCCAGGAGCCCAGCGTACAACAGATACAGGCAAAGGTTAGCAGTCTTCGCGGCCCATAGCGATCCATCAGCATGCCGACTGGAAGCTGCATAGGCGAATAGGCAAAATAATAGAATGCCGACAATTGCCCGAATGTGGTAGCAGAAATATGTCCAAACGCAGCGCTAAGCTCACTCTGCAATGCGCCTGGAATAATTCTTAATACAAATTCATAGCAGTAGAAGAAAGCACCCACCGTACAAATTAATACACCTAGTAAAGCCTGTTTTCTACTTATTGATTCAATCATTTGTATTCGCATATGTTTCTTTGAGGAAAAAAGTCAAAATCGCTGCGATAATTATTCCAAGCGGGATAATTGACAGCGCAAACTGATAATCATCTGGCGTATAAAGCTGCTGCAATTTATCCAGAGATAAAGTATCGATATTAATTGTGCCCGCATGAGAGGCAAAACTCATATCCAAGAGCTCTCCGACCAGAGGCTGCAGGAACATGGCGCCCAACATCACAATCATATTAGTCATTGCCATGGCCGTACCGGCTGCTTCCGTAGGGCTTAATTCCCGGCCGACTGCAAAAACAATACACTGTGCACTGTATAAAAGGCCTAGCATAAACATCAGGATACTGATACTGCTCTCATTCAAGCCAGGGAAGTACAGCACAATCATCATAACGATTGCAGCACCTGTCGCCCCTACCAGCATAGGTAATTTACGGCGTTTGATTTTGTCGGAAATCAGCCCCATCGCTGGCGCACCAACAGTAAAGCCAAGAAACAGCAAGGAATTGGCGAAGTCAGCCCCTTCCTGTGTTAAACCATGCGCATGTTTTAAATAAGGGATGCCCCAAAGCTCAGCAAACACGGTCGTGGGCAGATAAACCAGGCAACCAAACAAACCATTAATCCAGATTTGACGGTTGCGGGCAATAATTCCCAGATCGATCATGCTCTTACGAAAATTGTCCACTGTTCCACTTCGTCTCTGATGGCTTTTCTTATCCTTGATACCAAACCACAGGATAAAAATTAAGGCAATCCCGACATAGGCTGTCAGTTGGACAGTGTATTTCCAACCCATTTTAATCACCAGGATACCCAGAAGGTTGTCTCCGACCATTGCACCAATAGTGCCAAGGGCTGCCGCCATACCGGATACCATGGCCAGCTTATCTTCGGGCAACCATATTGTTGCCAGCTTCAATACACCGACAAAGGCAAAGGCTGAACCGAATCCGACGAGGAAACGTCCAGTGGCCGCGACCCAAAAGATGGACGTGCCAGCAAATACGAATGTACCCACCACGCAGATAAAGCAGGCAATGGTGATTAAAAGCCGAGGACCATAACGGTCAAGAAGAACCCCTACCGGAATTTGTAAAGGTACATAAGCATAGTAGTAAAAAGCCGATAATAAACCAAAACCGCTTGCGGACAGATTGAAATGTTCGCGCAGGGCAGGCTCCATAACACTTGGCGAGATCCTTAAAAAATACTCATAGCTATAATAAATAGCACCAAGACCACAAATTAACCAGGCACTCAATAAATACCTTTTATCATTTTTACTACTCAAAATGAGCTCCTTAACGACGGTTAAGCACACAAATTTCAAAAAGATGGATTAACGCTTTTTGATCTGACTAACGCCACTTGCTATAGCCGCTTTCGCTACGGCAGTGGACACTTGTTCTTTTAAGCGAGGATCGATAGGCTTGGGAATGATATAATGCGGGCCAAATTCCCAACAATGTTCAAGCCCGGGATAG encodes:
- a CDS encoding MFS transporter, giving the protein MSSKNDKRYLLSAWLICGLGAIYYSYEYFLRISPSVMEPALREHFNLSASGFGLLSAFYYYAYVPLQIPVGVLLDRYGPRLLITIACFICVVGTFVFAGTSIFWVAATGRFLVGFGSAFAFVGVLKLATIWLPEDKLAMVSGMAAALGTIGAMVGDNLLGILVIKMGWKYTVQLTAYVGIALIFILWFGIKDKKSHQRRSGTVDNFRKSMIDLGIIARNRQIWINGLFGCLVYLPTTVFAELWGIPYLKHAHGLTQEGADFANSLLFLGFTVGAPAMGLISDKIKRRKLPMLVGATGAAIVMMIVLYFPGLNESSISILMFMLGLLYSAQCIVFAVGRELSPTEAAGTAMAMTNMIVMLGAMFLQPLVGELLDMSFASHAGTINIDTLSLDKLQQLYTPDDYQFALSIIPLGIIIAAILTFFLKETYANTND
- a CDS encoding MFS transporter; this translates as MIESISRKQALLGVLICTVGAFFYCYEFVLRIIPGALQSELSAAFGHISATTFGQLSAFYYFAYSPMQLPVGMLMDRYGPRRLLTFACICCTLGSWMFTNTSSMLIAGSGRFLVGFGSSFAFVGVLSLALRWLPRRYFSLVAGLITTLGMLGLVYGEVKITDMAVSLGLMHVLWMMIIIGGVLSVITFLVVRDGPEGHITHRQPWPEFFSNVWHVLSSPQVWLIGFVGACLYTSLSVFGELWGKTYLEQAHHLTKPEAARTVSAMFLGWAVGAPVAGYFSDVSGRRVFPLVVGAILALICISIVLYYPGLSYTSLNVLLFLYGVFSATEIIVFIMGKENSGAKLSGTVFAAVNMIVTLGGVIFQPLVGKLLDTFGDSHVVGGEHIYSIVDYQLALSVLPLSLLMVTILAFFMKDFRSTIQ